In Afipia sp. GAS231, a single window of DNA contains:
- a CDS encoding branched-chain amino acid ABC transporter permease codes for MSSILVQVIVGGLLLGAVYALFSSGLTLIWGMMNIVNFAHGDFVMLGMYTAFVVWTLLGVGPLAGVPIAALVLATVGIVVYFGLIRSVMKGPMLAQILVTFGLALLLRYSVFWAFGANFLTLPGDLVGGTYDVLGIKLQASRLLAGVVALLVTLGLHLLLTRTSLGSKMLAVSEDATAAQLMGIRPDSMQAIAWAIAAGATGLAGALIATFFYIAPTVGETLGIVAFVTVSLGGFGSVPGALVAGLLIGVIESVSAYLIGGIYKDIVVYSLFLCFLWFRPQGLMGKM; via the coding sequence ATGTCCTCCATTCTCGTTCAGGTGATCGTCGGTGGCCTGTTGCTCGGCGCGGTCTACGCGCTGTTTTCATCCGGCCTCACGCTGATCTGGGGCATGATGAACATCGTCAATTTCGCGCATGGCGATTTCGTCATGCTCGGAATGTACACGGCCTTCGTGGTCTGGACGCTGCTCGGCGTCGGGCCGCTGGCCGGCGTGCCGATCGCAGCCCTGGTGCTGGCGACGGTCGGGATCGTGGTCTATTTCGGGCTGATCCGCAGCGTGATGAAGGGGCCGATGCTGGCCCAGATTCTCGTCACCTTCGGGCTGGCGCTGTTGCTGCGCTATTCGGTGTTCTGGGCGTTCGGCGCCAACTTCCTCACTTTGCCGGGAGATCTGGTCGGCGGCACCTATGACGTGCTCGGCATCAAGTTGCAGGCTTCGCGTCTTCTGGCCGGCGTCGTCGCGTTGCTGGTGACGCTTGGACTGCATCTCTTGCTGACGCGCACCTCGTTGGGATCGAAGATGCTCGCGGTTTCCGAGGATGCCACCGCGGCGCAACTGATGGGCATTCGCCCTGACAGCATGCAGGCGATCGCCTGGGCGATCGCGGCCGGCGCAACGGGCCTGGCTGGCGCGCTGATCGCGACCTTCTTCTATATTGCGCCGACCGTCGGCGAGACGCTTGGCATCGTCGCCTTCGTCACGGTGTCGCTCGGCGGTTTCGGCAGCGTGCCGGGCGCGTTGGTCGCGGGGCTGCTGATCGGCGTCATCGAATCCGTGTCGGCCTATTTGATCGGCGGGATCTACAAGGACATCGTGGTGTATTCGCTGTTCCTGTGTTTCCTCTGGTTCAGGCCGCAAGGCTTGATGGGCAAGATGTGA
- a CDS encoding branched-chain amino acid ABC transporter permease encodes MRRFFWPSVALALVILYPLVFTTPFQQRLGALILLYAIAASAWNIIGGYAGQVSVGHVVFFGCGAYASMAAYSHFGLPPLVGIPAGIIFSVAIAAVVGVPTLRLSGHYFSMATIAVAELARLIVTNTDYLGAAVGLSGPTVPRTVLDLSFISALPYYYLFLSVLLITLGITWWMTNSRMGFYLRAIKDSERAARSLGAPASRTKLYAYMLSAGLTSVAGALYSMMFGFVDPESGLGILISVKMLIMAALGGAGLLFGPLVGAAILVPLEEISNNLLGGKGAGLTFVVYGAIIVIIARFQPGGILALINRLWAKRKPAEKPVVQGAPHAS; translated from the coding sequence ATGCGGCGCTTCTTCTGGCCCTCGGTCGCGCTCGCGCTCGTCATCCTCTATCCGCTGGTGTTCACGACGCCGTTCCAGCAGCGGCTCGGCGCGCTGATCCTGCTCTATGCGATCGCGGCCTCGGCCTGGAACATCATCGGCGGTTACGCCGGGCAGGTATCGGTCGGCCATGTCGTGTTCTTTGGCTGCGGCGCCTACGCCTCGATGGCGGCGTATTCGCATTTCGGATTACCGCCGCTGGTCGGCATCCCCGCCGGCATCATCTTCAGCGTGGCGATTGCCGCCGTGGTCGGTGTTCCGACGCTGCGGCTGTCCGGCCATTATTTCAGCATGGCGACGATCGCGGTCGCCGAGCTCGCGCGCCTGATCGTGACCAACACCGATTATCTCGGCGCCGCCGTCGGCCTCAGCGGTCCGACCGTGCCGCGCACGGTGTTGGATCTCTCCTTCATCTCGGCGTTGCCTTATTACTACCTGTTCCTGTCGGTTCTCCTGATCACGCTCGGCATCACCTGGTGGATGACCAACAGCCGGATGGGATTTTACCTGCGCGCGATCAAGGACTCCGAACGCGCGGCGCGTTCGCTCGGTGCGCCGGCGAGCCGGACCAAGCTTTACGCCTATATGCTGAGCGCGGGGCTCACCAGCGTGGCCGGTGCGCTCTATTCGATGATGTTCGGCTTCGTCGATCCGGAGTCCGGCCTCGGCATTCTGATCTCGGTGAAGATGCTGATCATGGCGGCGCTTGGCGGCGCCGGTCTGCTGTTCGGTCCGCTGGTCGGCGCCGCGATCCTGGTGCCGCTGGAGGAAATCTCCAACAATCTGCTCGGCGGCAAGGGCGCAGGCCTCACCTTCGTGGTCTACGGCGCCATCATCGTGATCATCGCCCGGTTCCAGCCCGGCGGCATTCTGGCGCTGATCAACCGTCTCTGGGCCAAACGCAAGCCTGCCGAGAAGCCGGTCGTGCAGGGAGCACCCCATGCTTCTTGA
- a CDS encoding ABC transporter ATP-binding protein, with the protein MLLEARDITKAFGSFKAVDAASVTLEQGDILGLIGPNGAGKSTLFNCLTGDLVSTSGRVLFEGHDITTMTPEARAQLGLARTFQVPQTFEGMTVLENVMIGAFLRTPHRAEAERKARAVLERVGMVKLADAPARSLGTPGRKRLEIARALATEPKVLLLDEAMAGLTQSEVRLAIDLVRDIHRSGITLVIVEHIMEVIMSLASRVVVFHQGKEIARGSPREVTANPAVIAAYLGTRAAKAAAGHTPVELMGGPAT; encoded by the coding sequence ATGCTTCTTGAAGCCCGAGACATCACCAAAGCCTTCGGCAGTTTCAAGGCGGTCGACGCCGCCAGCGTCACGCTGGAGCAGGGCGATATTCTCGGCCTGATCGGTCCCAACGGCGCCGGCAAGTCGACCTTGTTCAACTGCCTGACCGGCGATCTGGTTTCGACCTCGGGTCGCGTGCTGTTCGAGGGCCACGACATCACCACGATGACGCCGGAAGCGCGGGCGCAGCTCGGGCTGGCGCGCACCTTCCAGGTGCCGCAGACGTTTGAAGGCATGACGGTGCTGGAGAACGTGATGATCGGCGCGTTCCTGCGCACGCCGCATCGCGCGGAAGCGGAGAGGAAGGCGCGCGCCGTGCTGGAGCGCGTCGGCATGGTCAAATTAGCGGATGCGCCGGCCCGTTCGCTCGGCACGCCCGGCCGCAAGCGGCTGGAGATCGCGCGCGCGCTCGCCACCGAACCAAAAGTTCTGCTGCTCGACGAAGCCATGGCCGGCCTGACCCAGAGCGAGGTGCGGCTTGCGATCGACCTGGTGCGCGACATCCACCGCTCCGGCATCACGCTGGTGATCGTCGAACACATCATGGAAGTGATCATGTCGCTGGCGAGCCGCGTCGTGGTGTTCCACCAGGGCAAGGAAATCGCCCGCGGCAGCCCGCGCGAGGTCACCGCCAATCCGGCCGTGATCGCGGCCTATCTCGGCACCCGCGCCGCCAAGGCCGCTGCCGGTCATACGCCGGTCGAGCTGATGGGCGGACCGGCGACATGA
- a CDS encoding ABC transporter ATP-binding protein, giving the protein MTGPLLSIQHLEVRYGDLIGVSDVSLDVPEGSVVALLGSNGGGKTTVLNAIAGLIPVHAGSIRFGGEEIGGQTAFAIVRKRLALSPEGWRLFVQQSVENNLLLGATPLRDKARKAVLLERVYEVFPKLKERRNQRAGTMSGGERQMLAVGRALMSDPKLLMLDEPSLGLAPAVVESMYDTFQRLHREGLTILLAEQSIELALEVSDFATVLQVGKSVLSGTAAALAQDPQVQKAYLGA; this is encoded by the coding sequence ATGACCGGGCCGCTGCTTTCCATCCAGCATCTCGAAGTCCGCTACGGCGACCTGATCGGCGTCTCCGATGTGTCGCTCGACGTGCCCGAGGGCAGCGTGGTGGCACTGCTCGGCTCCAATGGCGGCGGCAAAACCACGGTGCTCAACGCCATCGCCGGACTGATTCCTGTCCATGCCGGGTCGATCCGCTTTGGCGGCGAGGAGATCGGCGGGCAGACGGCGTTTGCGATCGTGCGCAAGCGGCTGGCGCTGTCGCCGGAGGGCTGGCGGCTGTTCGTGCAGCAGAGCGTCGAGAACAATCTGCTGCTCGGCGCGACTCCGCTACGCGACAAGGCGCGCAAGGCTGTGCTGCTGGAACGCGTCTACGAAGTATTTCCGAAACTGAAAGAGCGCCGCAACCAGCGCGCCGGCACCATGTCCGGCGGCGAGCGCCAGATGCTGGCGGTCGGCCGCGCCCTGATGAGCGATCCAAAACTGCTGATGCTGGACGAGCCGTCGCTGGGCCTGGCGCCGGCCGTCGTGGAATCGATGTACGACACATTTCAGCGGCTGCACCGGGAAGGGCTGACCATCCTGCTTGCCGAACAGTCGATCGAACTGGCGCTGGAAGTCTCGGATTTCGCCACCGTGCTGCAAGTCGGCAAGAGCGTGCTGTCCGGCACGGCAGCCGCGCTGGCGCAAGATCCGCAGGTGCAGAAGGCGTATTTGGGCGCGTGA
- a CDS encoding TetR/AcrR family transcriptional regulator, with product MPSRSAELDLPGVTPSRQKRSRETTAALLEAGAEMLCRHSLAELSIEALCRQVGATVGAFYSRFESKDAYFNALMALAARDGERRVSEMAVAAPDDAGLAALCRQVVGGIIGWMRAHEGVLRAALQHDDNRPDSWSPFKALARANTERAIPLLLPAMGKGRRAAKSSAIAFGFQVVLGTLVNAILNDPGPLSLRDAELKERLSGCLLLLLEAEMKS from the coding sequence ATGCCGTCCCGATCGGCCGAACTGGACCTGCCCGGCGTCACCCCGTCGCGCCAGAAGCGCAGCCGCGAGACCACGGCGGCGCTTCTCGAGGCCGGCGCGGAGATGCTCTGCCGCCACAGCCTCGCGGAATTGTCGATCGAAGCGCTGTGCCGGCAGGTCGGCGCCACCGTCGGGGCCTTCTACAGCCGGTTCGAGAGCAAGGATGCCTACTTCAACGCGTTGATGGCGCTGGCCGCGCGCGATGGCGAGCGGCGGGTGTCGGAAATGGCCGTTGCCGCGCCTGATGACGCCGGCCTCGCAGCCCTTTGCCGCCAGGTGGTTGGCGGCATCATCGGCTGGATGCGCGCGCATGAGGGCGTGCTGCGCGCAGCGTTGCAACATGACGACAACCGGCCGGACAGTTGGAGCCCGTTCAAGGCGCTGGCACGCGCCAACACCGAACGCGCGATCCCTCTCCTGCTGCCGGCCATGGGCAAGGGTCGCCGCGCCGCCAAGAGCAGCGCCATCGCTTTCGGTTTTCAGGTCGTGCTCGGCACGCTGGTCAACGCCATCCTCAACGATCCCGGACCGTTGTCGCTGCGGGATGCGGAGTTGAAGGAGCGGTTGAGCGGATGTTTGTTGCTGCTGCTTGAAGCCGAGATGAAATCGTAG
- a CDS encoding arylsulfatase, producing the protein MAAGSAKPFGGVIDKTVAGSKPWWPDAAKPPQGAPNILVVLFDDVGFSDFGCYGSPIRTPTIDRLAAEGLRYSGFHTTAMCSTTRAALLTGRNHHSVGVGCLANFDSGYPGYRGKIAREAGTLAEMLRPHGYRNYMVGKWHVTPLTESGATGPFDGWPLGRGFDRFYGFLDAETDQFAPELVSDNTHIDPPGTFADGYHLTSDLVDQAIRFIADHTADRPDIPWLTWLAPAACHAPHQAPADLIKSYDAKFAHGWGIEREQRMARQKAMGIVPQDTRMPERNDGVRAWDSYSADEQRLFTRLQSAFAGMLDHADQHLARLIGFLDTAGIRDNTLILVLSDNGASQEGGPLGFVNAMGPYNFRPEPIAEKIRRIDDIGGPDSHSNFPHGWAMASNTPLRRYKQNTHGGGIRDPFIMNWPNKIAAKGELRHQFVHACDLTPTLLDLIGITPPAEIAGVAQMPMEGESFARSVSDPSAPSKSSAQYFEMFGHRGVWQNGWKAVSFHPSGTPFENDKWELFHLDQDFSETNDLASAEPERLEAMIKLWWNEAEKHNVLPLDDRFAARFAENAARFQGARNKFTFHAGMGHVPTDVAPDVRSRSYTIEAHVEIGETGAEGVLIAHGDMTTGYSLYIKDGMLVHDLNIGGGHEIVTSTRKVPAGARRLGVHVERLVRKEAPAKGARTGVTAYTLLIDGEPAGEIQTQLGFNNFISWSGLDIGRDRSSPVSHYTAPFEFTGKLLKVTVDMHEDQKLDGDGVGAAEMARQ; encoded by the coding sequence ATGGCAGCAGGCAGCGCAAAACCATTCGGCGGTGTCATCGACAAGACCGTGGCCGGCTCAAAGCCCTGGTGGCCGGACGCGGCAAAGCCGCCGCAGGGCGCGCCCAACATCCTGGTCGTGCTGTTCGACGATGTCGGCTTTTCCGATTTCGGCTGCTACGGCTCGCCGATCAGGACGCCGACCATCGACAGGCTCGCGGCCGAAGGCCTGCGCTATTCAGGTTTCCATACCACCGCGATGTGCTCGACCACGCGCGCGGCGCTTTTGACCGGACGTAACCATCATTCGGTCGGCGTCGGCTGCCTCGCCAATTTCGATAGCGGCTATCCCGGTTACCGCGGCAAGATCGCGCGCGAAGCGGGCACCTTGGCGGAGATGCTGCGGCCGCACGGCTATCGCAACTACATGGTCGGCAAATGGCACGTCACGCCGCTGACCGAGAGCGGCGCCACCGGGCCGTTCGACGGCTGGCCGCTGGGGCGCGGCTTCGACCGTTTCTACGGTTTTCTCGATGCCGAAACGGATCAGTTCGCACCCGAACTGGTTTCCGACAACACCCATATCGATCCGCCCGGCACGTTTGCCGACGGCTATCACCTGACATCGGATCTGGTCGATCAGGCCATTCGCTTCATCGCCGACCACACCGCCGACCGGCCGGACATTCCCTGGCTGACCTGGCTGGCGCCGGCGGCCTGTCATGCGCCGCATCAAGCGCCGGCGGACCTCATCAAGAGTTACGATGCCAAGTTCGCGCATGGCTGGGGCATCGAGCGCGAGCAGCGCATGGCACGCCAGAAGGCGATGGGGATCGTGCCGCAGGACACCCGGATGCCCGAGCGCAATGACGGCGTCAGGGCCTGGGACAGTTACAGCGCCGACGAGCAGCGCCTGTTCACGCGGCTGCAGTCGGCGTTTGCCGGCATGCTCGATCACGCTGACCAGCATTTGGCGCGGCTGATCGGGTTTCTCGACACCGCCGGGATCCGCGACAACACGTTGATCCTGGTGCTGTCGGACAACGGCGCCAGCCAGGAGGGCGGACCGCTCGGCTTCGTCAATGCGATGGGGCCGTACAATTTCCGTCCCGAGCCGATCGCCGAGAAAATACGGCGGATCGACGATATCGGCGGGCCGGACTCGCACAGCAATTTCCCGCACGGCTGGGCGATGGCGTCGAACACGCCGCTGCGGCGCTACAAGCAGAATACCCATGGCGGTGGCATCCGCGATCCCTTCATCATGAACTGGCCCAACAAAATCGCGGCCAAAGGCGAATTGCGCCATCAGTTCGTGCATGCCTGCGACCTGACGCCGACGTTGCTCGACCTGATCGGCATCACACCGCCGGCGGAAATCGCAGGCGTGGCTCAGATGCCGATGGAGGGGGAGAGTTTCGCGCGTTCGGTGTCGGATCCATCCGCGCCGTCAAAATCCTCGGCGCAATATTTCGAAATGTTCGGCCACCGCGGGGTCTGGCAGAACGGCTGGAAGGCGGTCTCCTTCCATCCGTCGGGAACGCCGTTCGAGAACGACAAGTGGGAACTGTTTCATCTCGACCAGGATTTCTCCGAAACCAACGACCTTGCCTCGGCGGAGCCGGAACGCCTCGAGGCGATGATCAAGCTGTGGTGGAACGAAGCCGAGAAGCACAACGTGCTGCCGCTCGACGACCGTTTCGCGGCCCGCTTTGCGGAAAACGCAGCGCGGTTTCAGGGTGCGCGAAATAAATTCACGTTTCATGCCGGGATGGGCCATGTGCCGACCGACGTCGCGCCCGACGTCCGCAGCCGCAGCTACACCATCGAAGCCCATGTCGAGATCGGTGAAACCGGCGCCGAGGGCGTGCTGATCGCGCACGGCGATATGACGACCGGCTACAGCCTCTACATCAAGGACGGCATGCTGGTGCATGACCTCAACATCGGCGGCGGCCATGAGATCGTGACCTCCACCCGCAAGGTGCCGGCGGGCGCGCGTCGCCTCGGCGTGCATGTCGAACGGCTGGTGCGCAAGGAGGCCCCGGCCAAGGGCGCGCGGACCGGGGTCACCGCCTATACGCTATTGATCGACGGCGAACCCGCGGGCGAAATCCAGACCCAGCTTGGATTCAACAATTTCATCTCCTGGTCCGGCCTCGACATCGGCCGCGACCGCTCCAGCCCGGTCTCGCACTACACCGCGCCGTTCGAATTCACCGGCAAGTTGCTGAAGGTGACGGTCGACATGCATGAGGACCAGAAGCTCGACGGTGACGGCGTCGGGGCCGCGGAAATGGCGCGGCAGTGA
- a CDS encoding invasion associated locus B family protein — protein MSALPGMGHAQAPKAKNPPAAPAAPAPAAAQGDAAANTPPAPGWVARCASVSRDAPLECVAEQTAVLTKTGQLIVLINIRVPGDTHQPIAIIQLPLGLNLPAGAKLQVDDGKTTDLQIQTCEQRGCYTNAPISPDMLAAMKSGKQLKVSFQNLAKEVIAIPMPLADFAAAYDKIK, from the coding sequence ATGTCCGCCCTGCCCGGCATGGGCCACGCCCAGGCGCCCAAGGCCAAGAACCCGCCTGCCGCGCCGGCGGCACCGGCGCCCGCTGCCGCTCAAGGCGACGCCGCGGCAAACACGCCGCCCGCTCCCGGCTGGGTCGCACGATGCGCCAGCGTCAGCCGCGATGCGCCGCTGGAATGCGTCGCCGAGCAAACCGCCGTGCTGACCAAGACCGGCCAGTTGATCGTGCTGATCAACATCCGTGTGCCCGGCGACACCCATCAGCCGATCGCCATCATTCAACTGCCGCTCGGTCTCAACCTGCCGGCCGGCGCCAAGCTGCAGGTCGACGATGGCAAGACCACGGACCTGCAGATCCAGACCTGCGAGCAACGCGGCTGCTACACCAACGCACCGATTTCGCCTGACATGCTGGCGGCGATGAAATCCGGCAAACAGCTCAAGGTCTCGTTCCAGAACCTCGCCAAGGAAGTCATCGCGATCCCGATGCCGCTGGCGGACTTCGCCGCGGCGTATGACAAGATCAAGTAG
- a CDS encoding FAD-dependent oxidoreductase: MRVREHEIVIVGGGPTGLMLAGELALAGVDVAVIERRPTKALAGSRAGGLHARSLEVLDQRGIVERFLAEGQTYPKVGFHVSLDISDFPTRHNYLLALRQERIERLLADWVEELNVPIHRGSDVLGIVHDDDGVDAAMTQGVNLRAGWLVGCDGGRSTVRKSAGIAFPGWEASTSWLIADVKMTEKPELGFREDSSGRHAMALREDGETVGVVIAGQDPRATCVPSLHDLAGALKAIYGTDFGVHAPTWMSRFSDAARQAAAYRNGRVLLAGDAAHIHSPMGGQGLNLGIQDAVNLGWKLAQVAKRTSPPSLLDTYQAERHPVAARVLRTTMAQGVLRYPGERTAILGEFVSELLAMQEPRKRFVAMMSGLDIRYSAGEGHPLLGRRMPDLDIVTAGRPARVFTLLHEARPVLLNLGKSGSLAIDGWSDRVKLVDARFEGGFELPVIGVVETPAAVLIRPDGHVAWVGDGGSKGLLDALGTWFGGLARPADLLTRPPA; encoded by the coding sequence ATGCGGGTGCGCGAACATGAGATTGTCATAGTCGGAGGCGGTCCAACCGGTCTGATGCTGGCAGGCGAGCTGGCACTGGCGGGCGTCGATGTCGCCGTCATCGAGCGGCGGCCAACCAAGGCCCTCGCCGGTTCACGCGCCGGCGGATTGCATGCGCGCTCGCTCGAAGTGCTCGACCAGCGGGGGATCGTGGAGCGGTTTCTCGCCGAGGGGCAGACCTACCCCAAGGTCGGCTTTCACGTTTCGCTCGATATCAGCGACTTTCCGACACGGCACAACTACCTGCTTGCGCTGCGCCAGGAACGCATCGAACGGCTGCTCGCGGATTGGGTCGAAGAGTTGAACGTGCCGATCCATCGCGGCAGCGACGTGCTGGGCATCGTTCACGACGATGACGGGGTCGATGCTGCGATGACACAGGGCGTAAACTTGCGGGCCGGATGGCTGGTGGGTTGCGACGGCGGACGCAGCACGGTCCGCAAATCGGCAGGCATCGCTTTTCCGGGCTGGGAGGCTTCGACGAGCTGGCTGATCGCCGACGTCAAAATGACGGAGAAGCCGGAACTTGGTTTCCGGGAGGATTCGTCGGGCCGTCACGCCATGGCCTTGCGGGAGGACGGCGAGACGGTGGGGGTGGTCATTGCCGGGCAAGATCCGCGCGCCACGTGTGTGCCGTCGCTGCATGACCTGGCCGGTGCGCTGAAGGCGATCTACGGGACTGATTTTGGCGTGCACGCGCCCACCTGGATGTCGCGCTTCAGCGACGCGGCGCGCCAGGCGGCCGCCTATCGCAACGGACGTGTCCTGCTGGCGGGAGACGCCGCGCACATCCACTCGCCGATGGGCGGACAGGGGCTCAATCTCGGGATCCAGGACGCGGTCAATCTCGGATGGAAGCTGGCGCAGGTCGCGAAGCGGACGTCACCCCCGTCGCTGCTTGATACGTATCAGGCCGAGCGCCACCCGGTCGCGGCGCGCGTCCTTCGCACCACCATGGCGCAGGGCGTCCTGCGCTATCCCGGCGAGCGCACGGCGATCCTGGGCGAATTCGTCTCCGAACTGCTTGCGATGCAGGAACCCCGCAAGCGCTTTGTCGCGATGATGTCCGGCCTGGATATCCGCTACAGTGCTGGCGAAGGTCACCCGCTGCTCGGCCGCCGCATGCCCGATCTGGACATTGTCACTGCCGGCAGGCCGGCGCGTGTCTTCACGCTGCTGCATGAAGCGCGGCCGGTGCTGCTCAACCTCGGGAAATCAGGCTCGCTCGCGATCGACGGATGGAGCGATCGCGTCAAGCTGGTCGACGCCAGGTTTGAAGGCGGATTTGAGCTTCCCGTGATCGGCGTGGTCGAGACGCCTGCCGCCGTCCTGATCCGGCCCGATGGCCACGTGGCGTGGGTTGGAGACGGAGGCTCCAAAGGCCTTCTTGATGCGCTCGGAACCTGGTTCGGCGGGTTAGCCAGACCGGCAGATCTGCTTACTCGGCCGCCTGCTTGA